One Mangifera indica cultivar Alphonso chromosome 4, CATAS_Mindica_2.1, whole genome shotgun sequence genomic region harbors:
- the LOC123215075 gene encoding survival of motor neuron-related-splicing factor 30 yields the protein MQGGEELSIEELFSNLSTYKEQLQQVRQLLVDDPGNSEYVDMERELTEVITLTEELLATAKQNAVSGSDTGTSANASPGLHQSYGNKTESGGISAHHDDFPVGSKIQAVWSEDGEWYDATVEAITPNGYYVAFDGWGNKEEVDPANVRPIQFNALLEAEKVAEATKQAIKRKIEQAAAIDFQSRSLPAKLRINPEDPEDVKATKRKKIHAFKSKVRFEQLEVSQNKRQNAWQQFQTTKGKTKKVGFFSGRKRESIFKSPDDPHGKVGVTGSGKGLTEFQKREKHLHLKGGGNAEIED from the exons ATGCAAGGAGGAGAAGAGCTAAGCATAGAAGAGCTCTTTTCAAATCTTTCTACGTATAAAGAACAGCTTCAACAG GTCAGACAGCTGTTGGTTGATGATCCTGGAAACTCCGAATATGTGGATATGGAAAGGGAACTCACTGAG GTGATTACTTTGACTGAGGAGCTCCTTGCAACTGCAAAGCAAAATGCAGTTTCTGGATCAGATACTGGAACAAGTGCTAATGCATCTCCTGGCTTGCACCAGTCTTATGGGAATAAAACG GAATCAGGTGGCATCTCTGCCCATCATGACGATTTTCCTGTGGGCTCAAAAATTCAAGCTGTTTGGAGTGAAGATGGGGAATG GTATGACGCAACTGTTGAGGCTATTACTCCAAATGGATACTATGTAGCTTTTGATGGTTGGGGTAATAAGGAAGAG GTTGATCCTGCTAATGTAAGGCCCATTCAATTTAATGCTTTGTTGGAAGCTGAGAAGGTAGCTGAAGCTACAAAACAAGCAATAAAACGGAAAATTGAGCAAGCTGCTGCTATTGACTTTCAATCACGAAGTTTACCTGCAAAGCTTCGTATAAATCCTGAAGACCCAGAGGATGTG AAAGCCACCAAGCGGAAGAAAATACATGCTTTTAAGTCAAAAGTGAGGTTTGAGCAACTTGAAGTCTCCCAAAACAAGCGACAGAATGCTTGGCAGCAGTTCCAGACAACAAAAGGCAAGACTAAGAAG GTTGGTTTCTTCTCAGGCCGCAAACGAGAGAGCATCTTCAAGTCTCCCGATGACCCCCATGGTAAGGTTGGTGTGACAGGAAGCGGCAAGGGCTTGACAGAGTTTCAGAAGAGGGAAAAGCACCTGCATCTCAAGGGAGGAGGAAATGCAGAGATTGAAGATTAG
- the LOC123214144 gene encoding cullin-associated NEDD8-dissociated protein 1-like — translation MANLQMTGILEKITGKDKDYRYMATSDLLNELNKESFKADSDLEVKLSNIVVQQLDDVAGDVSGLAVKCLAPLVKKISEPRVVEMTEKLCYKLLNGKDQHRDIASIALKTIISEVTTPSLAQSIHTSLTPELTRGITALDKSTEIKCECLDILCDVLHKFGSLMASDHEVLLNALLTQLNSNQASIRKKTVSCIASLASSLSDDLLAKATVDVVCNLRRKSSKTDMIRTNIQMIGALSRAVGYRFGPHLGDTVPVLIDYCTSASENDEELREYSMQALESFLLRCPRDIASYCDEILHLTLEYLSYDPNFTDNMEEDTDDESHEEEEDDESANEYTDDEDVSWKVRRAAAKCLAALIVSRPEILSKLYDEACPKLIDRFKEREENVKMDVFNTFIELLRQTGNVTKGQIDTDEGSPRWLLKQEVPKIVKSINRQLREKSIKTKVGAFSVLRELVVVLPDCLADHIGSLIPGIEKALNDKSSTSNLKIEALVFTRLVLSSHSPTVFHPYIKALSSPVLSAVGERYYKVTAEALRVCGELVRVVRPSIESFGFDFKPYVHPIYNAIMSRLTNQDQDQEVKECAITCMGLVISTFGDNLTAELPSCLPVLVDRMGNEITRLTAVKAFAVIAASLLHLDLSCVLENVITELTTFLRKANRALRQATLGTLNSLIVAYGDKIGASAYEVIIIELSTLISDSDLHMTALALELCCTLMADKRSSPNVGLAVRNKVLPQALALIKSSLLQGQALVALQSFFAALVYSANTSFDVLLESLLSSAKPSPQSGGVAKQALYSIAQCVAVLCLAAGDQKCSITVKMLTGILKDDSSTNSATQHLSLLCLGEIGRRKDLSSHALIETIIIESFQSPFEEIKSAASYALGNIAVGNLSKFLPFILDQIDNQQKKQYLLLHSLKEVIVRQSVDKAEFQESSVEKILKLLFNHCESDEEGVRNVVAECLGKIALIEPVKLVPALKVRTASPAAFTRATVVIAVKYSIVERQEKIDEIIYPEIASFLMLIKDQDRHVRRAAVLALSTFAHNKPNLIKGLLPELLPLLYDQTIVKKELIRTVDLGPFKHTVDDGLELRKAAFECVDTLLDSCLDQVNPSSFIVPYLKSGLDDHYDVKMPCHLILSKLADKCPSAVLAVLDSLVDPLQKTINFKPKQDAVKQEVDRNEDMIRSALRAIASLNRISGGDCSLKFKSLMSEISKSPVLWDKYFSIRNE, via the exons ATGGCGAATTTACAGATGACTGGGATTCTTGAAAAG ATTACTGGTAAAGATAAAGATTACAGATACATGGCAACATCTGATTTGCTGAATGAATTAAATAAGGAGAGTTTTAAGGCTGATTCTGATCTTGAGGTTAAGCTCTCAAATATTGTTGTTCAGCAGCTTGATGATGTTGCTGGCGATGTTTCTGGATTGGCTGTCAAATG TCTTGCTCCACTGGTTAAAAAGATTAGTGAGCCACGAGTTGTTGAGATGACTGAGAAGTTATGCTACAAGTTGCTGAATGGGAAAGATCAACATCGTGACATTGCAAGCATAGCTTTGAAGACAATTATCTCTGAAGTGACTACTCCTTCTCTGGCTCAATCTATTCATACTTCACTAACTCCAGAGTTGACAAGAGGAATAACTGCCCTG GACAAGAGTACAGAGATAAAATGTGAATGTCTTGATATATTATGCGATGTCCTGCATAAATTCGGAAGTCTAATGGCTAGTGATCATGAGGTGCTATTAAATGCACTTTTGACTCAATTGAATTCCAATCAAGCCAGTATCAGAAAGAAGACAGTTTCATGCATTG CATCTCTTGCATCAAGCTTGTCAGATGATCTGTTGGCGAAGGCAACAGTTGATGTTGTTTGTAATTTAAGACGAAAGAGCTCAAAAACTGATATGATTCGTACAAACATTCAAATGATTGGTGCCTTAAG TCGTGCTGTTGGATATCGTTTTGGACCTCATCTTGGAGACACCGTGCCAGTGCTGATTGATTATTGCACGAGTGCATCAGAGAACGATGAAGAGCTTCGTGAATATAGCATGCAG GCACTAGAAAGTTTTCTTCTCAGATGTCCAAGAGATATTGCTTCCTATTGTGATGAAATTCTTCATCTTACTTTGGAATATCTAAGTTATGACCCAAACTTTACTGATAATATGGAGGAAGACACTGATGATGAGAGTCATGAGGAGGAGGAAGATGA TGAGAGTGCAAATGAATACACAGACGATGAAGATGTCAGCTGGAAAGTTCGAAGAGCAGCAGCTAAATGCTTGGCAGCCCTTATTGTATCTCGTCCTGAGATTTTGTCAAAGTTATATGATGAG GCATGTCCAAAATTGATTGATAGATTTAAAGAAAGGGAAGAGAATGTCAAG ATGGATGTATTCAATACATTTATTGAGTTGCTGCGTCAAACTGGTAATGTTACAAAAGGGCAGATTGACACGGATGAAGGGAG CCCAAGATGGTTATTGAAGCAAGAAGTTCCAAAGATTGTTAAATCTATAAATAGGCAACTACGAGAGAAATCTATCAAGACAAAG GTTGGTGCATTCTCTGTTTTGAGAGAACTTGTGGTTGTCTTGCCCGACTGCCTTGCAGACCACATTGGATCACTGATTCCAGGAATTGAAAAGGCACTAAAT GACAAATCATCTACTTCAAATTTGAAGATTGAAGCTCTTGTTTTCACACGATTGGTTTTGTCTTCACATTCACCTACTGTTTTCCACCCCTACATCAAG GCTCTTTCTAGCCCTGTTTTATCTGCTGTTGGTGAGCGGTACTACAAAGTAACAGCTGAGGCATTAAGAGTATGTGGAGAACTTGTCCGTGTCGTCCGCCCTAGTATTGAG AGCTTTGGTTTTGATTTCAAACCTTATGTTCATCCTATTTATAATGCCATAATGTCACGCTTGACAAACCAAGATCAAGATCAG GAGGTTAAGGAGTGTGCTATTACTTGCATGGGACTTGTCATCTCAACATTTGGTGATAACCTTACTGCAGAACTACCTTCATGTCTACCTGTACTTGTTGACCGCATGGGAAATGAGATTACCAGGCTTACAGCTGTAAAG GCATTTGCTGTCATTGCTGCTTCACTGCTTCACTTAGATCTCTCATGTGTTTTGGAGAATGTAATCACAGAGTTGACGACATTCCTGCGAAAG GCTAATCGAGCACTGAGGCAGGCAACACTGGGGACATTGAATTCTCTAATTGTAGCTTATGGTGACAAAATTGGTGCATCTGCTTATGAAGTTATTATAATAGAATTGTCAACACTGATAAG TGATTCAGACTTGCATATGACTGCTCTTGCCTTGGAGCTTTGCTGCACTTTAATGGCTGACAAGAGGTCAAGCCCGAATGTTGGTTTAGCTGTTAGGAATAAAGTTCTTCCTCAGGCTCTAGCATTAATTAAAAGCTCTTTGCTGCAGGGTCAAGCCCTTGTG GCTTTACAAAGCTTTTTTGCTGCCTTAGTCTATTCTGCAAATACAAGTTTTGATGTTTTGTTGGAATCTCTTCTTTCAAGTGCTAAACCTTCTCCTCAGTCTGGTGGGGTTGCAAAACAAGCTCTTTATTCTATAGCCCAGTGTGTGGCTGTTCTCTGCCTGGCTGCTGGTGATCAGAAATGCTCAATAACTGTGAAAATGCTTACTGGCATCCTTAAAGATGACAGCAGCACAAATTCA GCTACGCAGCACCTTTCATTACTATGTCTGGGTGAGATTGGAAGAAGAAAAGATCTGAGCTCGCATGCACTCATAGAAACTATTATTATTGAGTCCTTCCAGTCTCCATTTGAAGAGATAAAGTCTGCTGCTTCTTATGCTCTTGGGAACATTGCTGTTGGgaatttatccaaatttttacCATTTATCTTGGACCAGATTGATAATCAACAGAAGAAACAATATCTCTTACTTCATTCCCTCAAGGAG GTTATTGTCAGACAATCTGTAGACAAAGCAGAGTTCCAGGAGTCTAGTGTTGAgaaaatacttaaattattatttaaccattGTGAAAGTGATGAAGAGGGTGTTCGTAATGTAGTAGCTGAGTGCTTGGGTAAAATTGCACTTATTGAACCAGTAAAACTTGTTCCTGCATTGAAG GTGAGAACGGCTAGTCCAGCAGCATTTACTAGAGCTACAGTTGTCATTGCAGTAAAATATTCTATAGTGGAGAGACAAGAGAAGATTGATGAGATTATATACCCTGAAATTGCATCATTCCTTATGCTCATTAAAGATCAAGACAGG CATGTCAGGCGTGCAGCTGTGTTGGCCTTGAGTACATTTGCTCACAATAAGCCTAATCTCATTAAGGGACTTCTTCCGGAACTGCTTCCCCTTCTTTATGATCAAACAATTGTTAAG AAAGAGCTGATAAGAACTGTTGATCTTGGTCCTTTCAAGCACACTGTAGATGATGGACTTGAATTGAGGAAAGCTGCCTTTGAATGTGTAGACACATTGCTGGACAGTTGTCTTGATCAAGTGAACCCTTCATCTTTCATTGTACCTTACCTAAAATCTGGTCTTGATG ATCATTATGATGTTAAAATGCCTTGCCATCTTATTCTTTCTAAGCTTGCTGATAAATGTCCATCTGCTGTATTAGCAG TGTTGGACTCATTGGTGGATCCCCTCCAAAAGACTATCAATTTTAAGCCAAAGCAAGATGCTGTCAAGCAAGAAGTAGATCGTAACGAAGACATGATTCGTAGTGCCCTTAGAGCAATTGCATCCCTGAATAGAATAAG TGGAGGAGACTGCAGCCTTAAATTCAAGAGCCTTATGagtgaaatctcaaaatctCCAGTGCTATGGGACAAATATTTCTCCATCCGGAATGAGTGA